The proteins below are encoded in one region of Aquisphaera giovannonii:
- a CDS encoding IS66 family transposase zinc-finger binding domain-containing protein, which produces MPADRLPCPGCGEARRRIGEEVREQLEYLPASMLVLRHVRPDYARPSCVANLAVGERHPEPIEEGLPGPSLLAQVAVIQYAEHTPSYRHEGSFRGHTSSCLGRRPATGWPRRPTC; this is translated from the coding sequence CTGCCCGCCGACCGGCTCCCGTGCCCGGGCTGCGGCGAGGCCCGGCGGCGGATCGGCGAGGAGGTCCGCGAGCAGCTCGAGTATCTGCCGGCGTCGATGCTCGTCCTGCGCCACGTCCGGCCCGATTACGCCCGCCCTTCCTGCGTCGCCAACTTGGCCGTCGGCGAGCGGCACCCCGAGCCGATCGAGGAGGGGCTGCCCGGGCCCAGCCTGCTGGCCCAGGTCGCGGTGATACAGTATGCCGAACACACGCCGTCGTATCGCCACGAGGGCTCCTTCCGCGGCCACACGTCGAGCTGCCTCGGTCGACGACCCGCGACTGGATGGCCGCGACGGCCGACCTGTTGA